The Mycobacterium riyadhense sequence GCCGCGAGGAACTCCTCGGCAACGGTAACCACCCGCTCGCGATCGCGCGGCACCAAGCCAATCCGGGTCCGGCGATCGAGGATGTCGTCGACATCGAGCGCGCCCTCGTGGCTGACGGCGTATTCGAACTCCGCCCGGGTGACGTCGATACCGTCGGCGACCGGCTCGGTGGGCCTTTCGCAGGTGGCGGTTCTGATGACGTTTGGCGACTCAGCCCCGTAACGGGCGACCAAGGACTCCGGCAATCGGCCACCCGGTCCGGCGGCGGGCCCGGGGTTGGCGGGCGCCCCAATCAGGGGCAGGTTGCGGGTCCGGCAATCCGCGGCCTGCAAATGCCGAAGGCTGATCGCACGATTGAGGACATCCTCTGCCATGTAACGATATTCGGTCAGCTTGCCACCGACCACGCTGATCACGCCGGACGCCGACTCGACAACGGCGTGATCACGCGACACATCGGCGGTGCGACCTTCGCCGGTATCAATCAGCGGCCGCAAGCCGGCGTAGGCACCGATGACATCCGCGGTCTGCAGCGCGGTCCCCAGCGCGGTGTTCACCGTGTCGAGAAGGAACATGATCTCCGCCGAAGACGGCTCTGGCACATCGGGAATCGGTCCGGGAGCATCTTCGTCAGTCAACCCGAGGTACACCCGCCCCAGTTGCTCGGGCATCGCGAACACAAATCGGTTGAGCTCACCCGGAATCGGAATAGTCAGCGCCGCAGTCGGATTGGCGAAGGCTCTGGCGTCGAAAACGAGATGTGTTCCGCGGCTGGGCCGCAACTTCAGCGAGGGGTCGATTTCGCCACCCCACACTCCCGCCGCATTGATGACGGCGCGCGCGGAAACATCGAACGATTGCCCGGTGCGCTGGTCGGTTAGCCGCACCGACGTTCCGGTTGCCTCGGACGCGGCCACGTAGGTGAGGATGCGCGCGCCGTGCTGCGCCGCGGTGCGCGCCACCGCGGTGACCAATCGGGCGTCATCGATCAATTGTCCGTCGTAGGCCAGCAACCCACCCTGAAGGCCCTCACGCCGCACGGTCGGCGTCATCTCCACGACCCGCTGCGCGGAGATCGTTCGCGACCGGGGCAACGTCGAGGACGGCGTGCCCGCCAGCATCCGCAGCGCGTCGCCGGCCAGAAACCCGGAGCGAACCAACGCGCGCTTAGCGAAATTCATTGACGGCAACAACGGAACGAGCTGCGGCATGGCATGAACAAGATGAGGGGCGTTGCGCGTCATCAGTATTCCGCGTTCGATGGAGCTGCGCCGGGCAATGCCCACATTGCCAGTGGCGAGATATCGCAGACCGCCGTGCACCAGCTTCGAACTCCAGCGGCTGGTGCCAAACGCCAGATCGTGCTTTTCCACCAGGGCCACCCGCAGGCCACGCGACGCGGCGTCCAGAGCGATACCGACGCCGGTGATACCGCCGCCGATGACGATGACGTCGAGCGGCTCGCCATCGGCGAGTGCCGCCAGGTCGGCGGTCCGTCGCGCGGCGTTGAGGGCGGTCGACTCGCTCATCAAGACAAGTATCCGTTCAGTGCATAGGTGAGTTCGGCGGTGAGCGCTTCGCGGTCCAGGATCGGCCGGATGATTTGCGCGGACTGAATCGCCGACTGGGTGATCAGCAGCACCATCGCAGCGAGCTTCCATGGGTCGCCGGGGCGGACACTGCCTTCGCGCTGTGCTTCTGACAGCCAGTTGGCTAGCGTCTCGATGAGAATCCGCTGGCTCCGTCCGAGGCGCTCGGTGATGTAAACCATCACCATCTCCGAGCGCAGGATCGATACGACGACTTCGTCGTCCAGCAGGCCGGTGGCCACCGTGGCGATCCGTTCGACCAGCGCCTCCCGGCCCTCGCCGTGCCGTGGCACCGCGCGCAACGTCCGAGTGGCGTGGATGGTCAGGAGATCCGCCACAATCGACTGAGTATCCGGCCAGCGGCGATACACGGTCGGCCGGCTCACACCCGCACGGCGTGCAATCTCGGCGAGGGTCACCCGGTCCACACCGAAATCGACAACACAGGTCTCCGCGGCACGCAGTATCCGGTTCCCGATGTCCGCAGGCTCATTACTCATTGACACCATGTGTAATACTGTAACGCATGACGCATCTCGAGGGACTCCTTCCGCCGATGAAATGGAACGCGTGGGGAGATCCCGCCGCCGCCAAGCCGCTTTCCGATGGCATCCGATCTTTACTGAAACAGGTCGTGGGCCTGGAAGATTCGGATGAGGTCGAACTCGAACCCGACCAGGTTCAGTTGCGCCCGTCGTCTTTGTCGCAAGCGGATCACGATGCGCTGGCCGAGATCGTCGGCGCGGAGTATGTCCGTACCGCCGACCGCGATCGGCTGCTGCACGCCGGCGGCAAGTCCACGCCCGACATGCTGCGGCGGAAGGACCGAGGCGTCCAGGACGCTCCCGATGCGGTGTTGCTGCCCGGCGGCCCCAGCGGCGAGGACACCGTCGCCGCGATCCTGCGCTACTGCTCCGAACACGGCATTGCCATTGTCCCGTTCGGGGGTGGCACCAACGTCACCGGTGGGCTCGATCCCACACGCGGTCAGTTCAGCGCTGTGATCTCACTAGATTTGCGGCGCTTCAACCAACTGCACTCCCTCGACGAGGTGTCCGGCATCGCCGAATTGGGGGCCGGTGTCACCGGCCCGGAGGCCGAACGCCTTCTCGGCGAGCACGGCTTCTCGCTCGGGCACTTCCCGCAGAGCTTCGAGTACGCCACGATCGGGGGTTTCGCGGCCACCCGGTCGTCGGGCCAGGACTCGGCAGGCTACGGCCGGTTCAACGACATGATTCTCGGTCTACGCATGATCACCCCGGTGGGCATCTGGGATCTCGGTCGGGTTGCGGCGTCGGCGGCCGGACCTGACTTGCGCCAGGTGGCTATCGGCTCGGAAGGCACCCTCGGCGTCATCACCAAGGTGCGGCTGCGGGTGCACCGCGTACCCGAAACGACTCGCTACGAGGCATGGTCGTTCCCGGACTTCGCCATCGGGGTCGCGGCTCTGCGCGCCATCACCCAGACCGGCACCGGACCCACCGTCGTCCGCCTCTCCGATGAGGCCGAGACCGGAGTCAACCTCGCGACCCACGAAACGATCGGTGAAAACCAGGTCACCGGAGGCTGTTTGGGGCTGACCCTGTTCGAGGGCACCAAGGAGCACACCGAAAGCAGGCACGCCGAGACGCGGGCGCTGCTGGAAGCCCACGGCGGCAAGTCGTTGGGCGAAGGCCCAGCCCAGACCTGGGAGCACGGCAGATTCAGCGCACCCTACCTGCGTGACTCGCTGTTGGCCGCGGGCGCGCTCTGCGAGACCCT is a genomic window containing:
- a CDS encoding glycerol-3-phosphate dehydrogenase/oxidase, producing MSESTALNAARRTADLAALADGEPLDVIVIGGGITGVGIALDAASRGLRVALVEKHDLAFGTSRWSSKLVHGGLRYLATGNVGIARRSSIERGILMTRNAPHLVHAMPQLVPLLPSMNFAKRALVRSGFLAGDALRMLAGTPSSTLPRSRTISAQRVVEMTPTVRREGLQGGLLAYDGQLIDDARLVTAVARTAAQHGARILTYVAASEATGTSVRLTDQRTGQSFDVSARAVINAAGVWGGEIDPSLKLRPSRGTHLVFDARAFANPTAALTIPIPGELNRFVFAMPEQLGRVYLGLTDEDAPGPIPDVPEPSSAEIMFLLDTVNTALGTALQTADVIGAYAGLRPLIDTGEGRTADVSRDHAVVESASGVISVVGGKLTEYRYMAEDVLNRAISLRHLQAADCRTRNLPLIGAPANPGPAAGPGGRLPESLVARYGAESPNVIRTATCERPTEPVADGIDVTRAEFEYAVSHEGALDVDDILDRRTRIGLVPRDRERVVTVAEEFLAAAR
- a CDS encoding TetR/AcrR family transcriptional regulator, with the protein product MVSMSNEPADIGNRILRAAETCVVDFGVDRVTLAEIARRAGVSRPTVYRRWPDTQSIVADLLTIHATRTLRAVPRHGEGREALVERIATVATGLLDDEVVVSILRSEMVMVYITERLGRSQRILIETLANWLSEAQREGSVRPGDPWKLAAMVLLITQSAIQSAQIIRPILDREALTAELTYALNGYLS
- a CDS encoding FAD-binding oxidoreductase; protein product: MKWNAWGDPAAAKPLSDGIRSLLKQVVGLEDSDEVELEPDQVQLRPSSLSQADHDALAEIVGAEYVRTADRDRLLHAGGKSTPDMLRRKDRGVQDAPDAVLLPGGPSGEDTVAAILRYCSEHGIAIVPFGGGTNVTGGLDPTRGQFSAVISLDLRRFNQLHSLDEVSGIAELGAGVTGPEAERLLGEHGFSLGHFPQSFEYATIGGFAATRSSGQDSAGYGRFNDMILGLRMITPVGIWDLGRVAASAAGPDLRQVAIGSEGTLGVITKVRLRVHRVPETTRYEAWSFPDFAIGVAALRAITQTGTGPTVVRLSDEAETGVNLATHETIGENQVTGGCLGLTLFEGTKEHTESRHAETRALLEAHGGKSLGEGPAQTWEHGRFSAPYLRDSLLAAGALCETLETATDWSNIPTLKAAVTEALTSSLAESGTPALVMCHVSHVYPSGASLYFTVVAGQRGNPIEQWFAAKKAASDAIMATGGTITHHHAVGADHRPWMRDEVGDLGVQLLRAVKANLDPAGILNPGKLIP